Proteins encoded within one genomic window of Methanosarcina barkeri str. Wiesmoor:
- a CDS encoding PAS domain S-box protein yields the protein MPEKNMKNGSIDQKSQGGEELYRMIFDHSMDGIILTDPRDDGKILLANPAACRMLGWTEEELVGKECDEILDLQEPKLSVLLDERPHSGSARTQLTYRRKDGTTFLGEVSTGFFTNSNGEPRTVTIIRYITERKKAVEALLESESRYKAIFDNSLDGIFVTIPDGTILAANPAACQMFGMTEEELILAGRNGTVDTSDPRLKSVLDERARNGRFKGELNHKRKDGTIFPSEISSTLFKDKNGLTKVVMVIRDISERKKAEKKLRESEERLRLLGDNLPDSAVYQYAHELDGSVHFLYFSAGIEKLNGVKVSDVLRDPGTLHRQIPPDYFARLVEAEARSARELSDFNMETPMRLPDGQVKWMRLHSRPRRLPDGRTVWDGVQTDITELKRVEEMLRETELSWKVAEAVESERQRLFDVLETLPVMICLLTLDHHIAFANRSFREKFGESEGRHCYERCFGSNQPCELCESYKVLETGQSHQWEVTTPEGSVIDIYSFPFTDVDGSPMILKMDIDVTERKQAEEKLRDSEEKYRNIVETANEIILITDKESIITYVNKKMVDMLGYTLEEFIGKPIWSFISEECKSVVKMNLEKRMRGVSESYELKLIRKDGSSLWTFLNAKPLFDKEGKYIGAMSMLTDITKRKEAEEALNIIEAARKKEIHHRIKNNLQVISSLLDLQAEQFRNRENIKDSEVLEAFRESQDRVVSMALIHEELYKGGGLETLNFSPYIRELVENLFHTYSLGDIDISLSMDLEENVFFDMDTAVPLGMIVNELVSNSFKHAFIGRDKGEIRIELYREESTEFESENCKSTNFILTVSDNGVGIPDNLNIEDLGSLGMQLVASLIDQMNGELELKRNNGTEFTMKFTVTEKDNLAQVGLSSQESR from the coding sequence ATGCCAGAGAAGAATATGAAAAATGGTAGTATAGATCAGAAATCGCAGGGGGGCGAAGAGCTCTACAGGATGATATTCGATCATAGCATGGATGGTATTATCCTGACCGATCCAAGAGATGATGGGAAAATCCTATTAGCTAATCCAGCAGCTTGCCGTATGCTCGGATGGACGGAAGAAGAGCTTGTTGGCAAAGAATGCGATGAAATTTTAGATCTGCAAGAACCGAAGCTATCAGTTTTATTGGATGAACGTCCTCACTCTGGATCAGCAAGAACTCAGCTTACTTACAGGCGCAAGGATGGAACTACATTCCTTGGAGAGGTAAGCACTGGTTTCTTTACGAATAGCAATGGGGAGCCTCGAACAGTCACTATCATCCGATATATCACTGAGCGAAAGAAAGCTGTAGAGGCACTGTTAGAGAGTGAAAGCCGATATAAGGCAATATTTGATAATAGTCTTGATGGCATTTTTGTTACAATTCCAGATGGGACTATTCTTGCAGCCAATCCAGCCGCTTGCCAAATGTTTGGGATGACAGAAGAGGAGCTTATCTTGGCTGGAAGAAACGGTACTGTGGATACATCTGATCCAAGGCTTAAGTCTGTCCTGGATGAAAGAGCCAGGAATGGCAGGTTTAAGGGAGAACTTAATCACAAACGGAAAGATGGTACTATCTTCCCAAGTGAGATATCGAGTACATTATTCAAAGATAAAAATGGCCTTACAAAAGTTGTCATGGTTATTAGGGATATCTCTGAGCGAAAGAAGGCTGAAAAGAAGTTGCGGGAAAGCGAGGAAAGACTACGCCTTTTGGGCGATAACCTGCCAGACAGCGCAGTCTATCAATATGCCCACGAGCTCGACGGCAGTGTCCATTTCCTGTACTTCAGCGCAGGTATCGAGAAGCTCAACGGCGTCAAAGTATCAGATGTGCTTCGCGATCCGGGCACGCTACACCGGCAAATCCCACCTGATTATTTCGCACGACTCGTCGAAGCTGAGGCACGCAGTGCCCGCGAGCTGTCTGACTTTAATATGGAAACACCTATGCGGCTTCCCGATGGCCAGGTTAAGTGGATGCGATTGCATTCCCGTCCTCGCCGGCTGCCTGATGGCCGAACGGTGTGGGATGGAGTGCAAACCGATATCACTGAGCTTAAACGGGTTGAGGAGATGCTGCGCGAGACTGAATTGAGCTGGAAGGTTGCTGAAGCTGTCGAGTCTGAACGGCAGCGACTCTTTGATGTGCTGGAAACACTGCCGGTAATGATATGCCTGTTAACACTTGACCATCACATTGCCTTTGCCAATCGCAGTTTCCGTGAAAAGTTCGGCGAGTCAGAAGGTCGGCACTGTTATGAACGTTGTTTTGGGAGTAACCAGCCTTGTGAGTTATGTGAATCGTACAAAGTGCTTGAAACCGGTCAGTCCCATCAATGGGAAGTTACCACTCCAGAAGGAAGCGTGATTGATATCTACAGTTTTCCCTTTACTGATGTTGATGGTTCTCCCATGATCCTCAAGATGGACATTGACGTTACCGAGAGGAAACAAGCAGAAGAAAAACTTCGGGATAGTGAGGAAAAGTACCGAAATATCGTTGAGACAGCAAATGAAATTATACTCATAACTGACAAAGAATCCATAATCACTTACGTTAACAAGAAAATGGTAGACATGCTCGGGTATACTTTGGAAGAATTTATAGGTAAACCAATATGGAGCTTCATCAGTGAAGAATGTAAATCTGTTGTCAAAATGAACCTAGAAAAGAGGATGCGGGGAGTAAGTGAGAGTTATGAATTAAAATTAATACGTAAAGATGGCTCATCCCTTTGGACATTTCTAAATGCTAAACCTCTTTTTGATAAGGAAGGTAAGTATATAGGTGCTATGAGCATGCTAACCGATATTACCAAGCGAAAAGAAGCTGAAGAAGCTCTTAATATTATCGAAGCTGCCCGTAAAAAAGAGATCCATCACAGAATTAAGAACAACCTTCAGGTAATTTCTTCCCTTCTGGACCTCCAGGCTGAACAGTTCAGAAACCGGGAGAACATTAAGGATTCGGAAGTTCTGGAAGCCTTCAGGGAAAGCCAGGATAGAGTGGTATCCATGGCTCTTATCCATGAAGAATTATACAAAGGTGGAGGGCTTGAGACACTAAACTTTTCGCCGTATATTAGGGAGCTTGTTGAGAACCTTTTCCATACATACAGTCTTGGAGATATTGACATCAGCTTAAGCATGGATCTTGAAGAGAATGTTTTCTTTGATATGGATACTGCTGTCCCGTTAGGAATGATTGTTAATGAGCTTGTTTCCAATTCCTTCAAACATGCATTTATAGGAAGAGACAAAGGGGAAATTCGAATTGAACTTTACAGGGAAGAATCCACAGAATTTGAAAGTGAAAACTGTAAGAGCACCAACTTCATTCTAACCGTTTCAGACAACGGTGTAGGCATTCCTGACAATCTTAATATTGAAGATCTCGGTAGTCTTGGCATGCAACTGGTAGCTTCCCTTATCGATCAAATGAATGGTGAGCTTGAACTTAAAAGGAACAATGGCACAGAATTTACTATGAAATTTACAGTGACAGAAAAAGATAATCTGGCTCAAGTAGGCTTAAGCTCACAAGAAAGCAGATAA
- a CDS encoding threonine/serine exporter ThrE family protein, whose product MVLRTDSSHTNSLNISEKNEPPHQLLKFLTELSRALTTAGIAVMSIESILKKICQAYGFKAEEVISLPTFLIIKIANGDSKALEVTMQKPGVLPLDQVSKLYELINQAENAEITPEQGIRRINEIINVKRQNNYIKNILGYAMFSTGLGMLFLPTFNGLFFCGALGAIAGLILAYSKDKTRLTLILPVLTAFFVSTIFFLGIKQGIINGSLTIMVPALAYFIPGAVLSTGMFELAANNLVSGAARLVQGVVILLLLLFGVIIGLQVVGLPEDYIIANTATPLYWWAPYIGVLIFTLGMYLLMCIRNKDMLGVLIVLLTTFLGQQAGNYFLGGLFGAFTGSIIMTMIGTFLERSKLRTPYYVSIIPAFWVLVPGSLGFLSLAALVGQSYSPSIASLIQVALTFVAISTGLLIGAVIADPLKIGSSP is encoded by the coding sequence ATGGTTCTACGTACTGATTCATCTCACACAAACTCTTTGAATATTTCAGAGAAGAATGAGCCACCTCATCAACTATTGAAATTTCTCACAGAGCTTTCCAGAGCTCTGACTACTGCAGGAATTGCGGTAATGTCTATTGAATCAATTTTGAAAAAAATATGCCAGGCTTATGGTTTCAAAGCTGAGGAGGTTATTAGTTTACCTACTTTTTTAATCATAAAGATTGCAAATGGCGATTCAAAGGCTCTGGAAGTCACCATGCAGAAACCCGGAGTACTTCCTTTAGACCAGGTTTCAAAATTATATGAGTTGATCAACCAGGCAGAAAATGCTGAAATAACGCCTGAACAGGGAATAAGGCGTATTAATGAAATAATAAATGTTAAGCGCCAAAATAATTATATCAAAAATATTTTAGGTTACGCAATGTTTTCTACAGGCCTGGGGATGCTCTTTCTACCAACTTTTAATGGGTTATTTTTTTGTGGAGCATTAGGAGCCATAGCTGGACTTATACTGGCTTATTCCAAGGATAAAACAAGACTTACTCTGATCCTGCCTGTTTTAACGGCCTTTTTTGTTTCCACGATATTCTTTCTCGGTATTAAACAGGGAATTATAAATGGGTCTCTAACCATAATGGTTCCTGCACTTGCTTACTTCATTCCCGGAGCAGTTCTGTCTACGGGAATGTTTGAACTGGCAGCAAACAATCTGGTATCTGGTGCAGCTCGCCTGGTTCAGGGAGTTGTAATACTGCTACTTCTCTTATTTGGAGTGATAATCGGCCTCCAGGTTGTAGGTTTGCCCGAAGACTACATAATAGCCAATACGGCAACTCCTTTGTATTGGTGGGCTCCCTATATTGGGGTTCTTATTTTCACCCTTGGGATGTACCTTTTGATGTGCATAAGAAACAAGGACATGTTAGGGGTTTTGATTGTATTGTTAACCACTTTTCTTGGACAGCAAGCAGGTAACTACTTTTTGGGGGGACTTTTTGGAGCTTTCACAGGTTCCATCATCATGACAATGATAGGGACTTTTCTGGAACGATCTAAACTTAGAACACCGTATTATGTGTCTATAATACCTGCATTCTGGGTTCTGGTTCCAGGATCACTTGGGTTTCTCAGCTTAGCTGCATTAGTGGGACAGAGCTATTCCCCTTCCATTGCCAGTCTGATCCAGGTAGCTCTGACCTTTGTGGCGATCTCTACGGGGTTGTTAATCGGTGCTGTGATCGCCGATCCATTAAAAATCGGGTCATCTCCCTAA
- the ygiD gene encoding 4,5-DOPA dioxygenase extradiol translates to MEKIMPVLFVGHGSPMNAIEDNEFTRSWENISKKIPKPKAILAISAHYEREDTSVTSNEILKTIHDFYGFPKQLYDKKYDCSGSQELVLNIKNLIEDVNFDSNWGIDHGVWCVLSKMYPNAEIPVVELSINRKLSMQQHYELGKKLYKLREKEILIFCTGNVVHNLMVADISESPYKWAISFDEKVKKFVTTRDDLKLVNYKLIGEDALLSVNSAEHYIPLIYSLGATNKNETVRFFCEKIVYATISMRCIFFGNLS, encoded by the coding sequence ATGGAAAAAATTATGCCTGTATTATTTGTAGGTCATGGTTCACCAATGAATGCCATAGAAGACAATGAGTTTACAAGAAGTTGGGAAAATATTTCCAAAAAAATTCCAAAACCTAAAGCAATACTGGCCATATCTGCACACTATGAAAGAGAAGATACTAGCGTTACTTCAAACGAAATACTCAAAACAATTCACGATTTTTATGGGTTTCCTAAACAATTATATGATAAAAAATATGATTGTTCCGGTTCACAGGAACTTGTTCTTAATATAAAAAATCTAATTGAAGATGTTAATTTCGACTCTAATTGGGGCATTGATCATGGGGTATGGTGTGTACTTTCTAAGATGTATCCAAATGCTGAGATTCCTGTAGTTGAGCTGAGTATAAATCGAAAGCTCAGTATGCAACAGCATTATGAACTGGGAAAAAAACTCTATAAATTAAGAGAAAAAGAAATTCTTATTTTCTGTACTGGCAATGTCGTTCATAATCTTATGGTGGCAGATATATCTGAAAGTCCTTATAAATGGGCAATAAGTTTTGATGAGAAAGTGAAAAAGTTTGTCACAACCAGAGATGATCTGAAACTGGTAAATTACAAGTTAATTGGAGAAGACGCATTGTTATCTGTTAACTCCGCTGAACATTATATTCCTTTAATCTATTCTCTTGGCGCAACAAACAAAAATGAGACTGTCCGCTTTTTTTGTGAAAAGATAGTTTATGCAACTATTTCCATGCGGTGTATATTCTTTGGAAATTTATCATAA
- a CDS encoding transposase, with protein sequence MPTLKNFKIRRPIGRPVNRPSKVTADAMYDTAKIRKYNRRRGIKSNIPVNKRNRKKKKRGRPIKVDKEEYKNKSIVERFFSWIESCKKVFPRYEIKETSYLGVLMIAAIIRLNELLG encoded by the coding sequence ATACCTACACTTAAAAATTTCAAGATAAGAAGACCTATAGGAAGGCCTGTTAACAGGCCTTCCAAAGTAACAGCTGATGCAATGTATGATACAGCTAAAATTAGAAAATATAACAGGAGAAGAGGAATAAAGTCCAATATACCAGTAAATAAAAGAAATCGGAAGAAAAAGAAGAGAGGAAGACCAATAAAGGTTGATAAGGAAGAATACAAAAATAAAAGCATAGTAGAAAGGTTCTTTAGTTGGATAGAGTCATGCAAGAAAGTATTTCCGAGATATGAAATTAAAGAGACATCATATTTAGGAGTTTTAATGATAGCAGCAATAATTAGATTAAATGAGCTTTTGGGATAG
- the mobB gene encoding molybdopterin-guanine dinucleotide biosynthesis protein B, translated as MSTLTYTGKFISPFMKVISIVGHKKSGKTTLVTTLVQKLSEVGTVGTVKHMGEPRLNPAETDTGKHFDAGADTVIGITGTELVSFSRNCGLEDALDMLCYQGFDFALVEGFKNSNLPKIVLGDLQGVSNIVFRMPEKLDLCEELTASLVGITLSQPDHYTLEALIKKALKNPAIKKSGAIGTFTDIVRELADDEKTINLEFEKYEPETSKILDKIREDIKKKKESSK; from the coding sequence TTGTCAACTCTTACTTATACCGGAAAGTTCATATCGCCTTTTATGAAAGTCATTTCAATTGTTGGGCATAAAAAATCGGGCAAGACCACACTTGTAACAACTCTTGTCCAAAAGCTCTCCGAGGTCGGGACAGTAGGTACTGTAAAGCATATGGGAGAACCGCGCCTCAATCCTGCAGAAACGGACACTGGAAAGCACTTTGATGCAGGAGCTGACACGGTAATAGGTATAACAGGTACAGAGCTTGTCAGCTTCTCAAGGAACTGTGGTCTCGAGGATGCTCTTGATATGCTTTGCTACCAGGGATTTGATTTTGCTTTAGTGGAAGGATTCAAAAACAGTAATTTGCCCAAAATTGTGCTTGGAGACCTTCAAGGCGTCTCAAATATAGTTTTCAGAATGCCAGAAAAACTTGACTTGTGTGAAGAACTTACAGCTTCTCTCGTAGGAATTACTCTCTCTCAGCCTGACCACTACACTCTCGAAGCCCTTATAAAGAAAGCCCTAAAAAATCCTGCAATCAAGAAATCTGGCGCAATAGGCACTTTTACAGATATTGTCCGCGAACTTGCTGACGACGAGAAGACAATCAATCTCGAATTTGAGAAATATGAACCTGAAACCTCAAAAATTCTAGACAAAATAAGGGAAGATATCAAGAAAAAGAAGGAATCCTCTAAGTGA
- a CDS encoding molybdenum cofactor biosynthesis protein MoaE, whose translation MILHHKTDVMKAGEDIVYIVITSGHRKELFPALNEVIRAYKSRSSNLEKGIHGKRRILGS comes from the coding sequence GTGATTCTTCATCACAAAACGGATGTCATGAAAGCCGGAGAAGATATAGTCTACATCGTTATTACATCTGGTCACAGGAAGGAACTCTTTCCAGCCCTCAACGAAGTCATAAGAGCGTATAAAAGCCGAAGCTCCAATCTGGAAAAAGGAATTCATGGAAAAAGAAGAATTTTGGGTTCATGA
- the glp gene encoding gephyrin-like molybdotransferase Glp, translating into MGRIFKEQTSVDEALKLFLENISPLRKTEEISLEVCIDRILAETVVSERNVPHYRRAAMDGYAVQASDTLGASTTNSIFMKLSNYVEEGVTKWVHTGAVMPVEADAVVVVEDTVTVGDTVEVRAQVYPNKNVAQVGEDIKVGDLLFEEGHLLRPCDAAVLASIGFERVKVFRKPIVAVIPTGNELVSREKVEDIPPSGMVLETNGLMVSLYVEKWGGIPRYTRIVPDDKESIKKAIEENLDADMILFSGGTSVGKRDYTTEVVASMGKLLVHGIAVSPGKPTALGTIGKIPVVCLPGYPVAEVVALYLFVHPGIRRLASIPDFPKLPLKKTLATKISSKIGYVNFIRVIFEGDRVRPLTGAKAGVLSSVSKADGFVLVPQNVEGYEEGEEVDVFLIE; encoded by the coding sequence ATGGGAAGAATATTCAAAGAACAAACTTCTGTGGATGAGGCTCTGAAACTTTTTCTTGAGAATATTTCTCCTCTAAGAAAAACAGAGGAGATTTCTCTCGAAGTCTGCATAGACAGGATACTGGCAGAGACTGTAGTTTCAGAACGGAATGTACCTCATTACCGCCGTGCTGCTATGGATGGATATGCTGTGCAGGCTTCAGACACTCTGGGTGCCTCTACTACAAATTCTATTTTTATGAAACTTTCCAATTACGTCGAAGAAGGAGTTACAAAATGGGTACATACAGGGGCTGTAATGCCGGTTGAAGCCGATGCAGTCGTAGTTGTAGAGGATACGGTCACTGTAGGTGATACTGTTGAGGTCAGAGCCCAGGTATATCCAAACAAGAATGTGGCCCAGGTTGGAGAGGACATAAAAGTAGGAGATCTTCTTTTTGAGGAGGGGCATCTTCTTCGTCCGTGTGATGCAGCTGTGCTTGCATCTATAGGCTTTGAAAGAGTAAAAGTTTTCCGAAAACCTATTGTTGCAGTTATTCCCACAGGAAATGAGCTGGTAAGCCGTGAAAAGGTCGAGGATATTCCACCTTCTGGAATGGTGCTTGAAACTAACGGGCTGATGGTTTCTCTATATGTGGAAAAATGGGGAGGAATTCCTCGATACACGAGGATAGTTCCTGATGATAAGGAAAGTATAAAAAAAGCGATAGAAGAAAATCTGGATGCAGATATGATCCTTTTTTCTGGTGGAACCTCTGTAGGGAAAAGGGATTATACCACAGAAGTTGTAGCATCAATGGGAAAGTTACTTGTCCACGGTATTGCAGTCAGTCCTGGAAAACCCACAGCTCTTGGTACCATAGGTAAGATTCCTGTGGTCTGCCTTCCAGGATATCCTGTTGCCGAAGTTGTAGCTCTCTATTTATTTGTTCACCCAGGAATCCGAAGACTTGCATCAATTCCAGACTTTCCTAAACTTCCTCTCAAAAAAACTCTCGCGACAAAAATAAGCTCAAAAATAGGATATGTCAATTTTATCCGTGTAATTTTTGAAGGCGATAGAGTACGACCCTTAACTGGAGCCAAAGCTGGTGTTCTGAGTTCGGTTTCAAAAGCCGATGGTTTTGTGCTGGTGCCCCAAAACGTGGAAGGATATGAAGAAGGAGAAGAAGTAGATGTCTTCTTAATTGAATAA
- a CDS encoding saccharopine dehydrogenase NADP-binding domain-containing protein, whose protein sequence is MKKKFSNKVLIIGYGSVSQCTLPLLLDKLDVLLENITLIDFEDKSKALKKYTNQGLRFVCEKITPKNLDQVLSRYMENEGLLIDLSWNIDANEIIKWCHDHNVLYVNTSVEVWDPAEKFLTQSLLEKSLYIRQMKLLELSRDWKDAPTAVVDHGANPGLITHFVKQGLLDIAARTCADKKVSPEDEQEIALLAKNKDFAHLAKKLGVKVIHCSERDTQVANRAKEVNEFVGTWSIEGLREEGTAPIEIAWGTHESKLPPMAHIPPYGPKNVVLLPQMGINTWVRSWIPDEEIVGMAIRHGESYGLSKLLTVWEDDKPVYRPTVHYAYMPCHDTLSSLCELRGRNYKLQPRLRIMTNEITSGEDIMGALLMGHSYNSWWTGSALSIEETRSLAPGQNATTLQVAAGIVAAILWMLENPREGIKTPEDLPHDFVLNIAKPYLGKFISTSSDWTPLKNRKIFFKESPAVKHNPDPWQFENFQFVS, encoded by the coding sequence ATGAAAAAAAAGTTTTCCAATAAAGTCCTCATTATTGGCTATGGATCAGTTTCACAATGCACCCTGCCCCTTTTACTGGATAAACTCGATGTTCTGTTAGAAAACATTACTTTGATTGATTTTGAAGACAAATCAAAAGCCCTAAAAAAATATACAAATCAGGGATTAAGATTTGTCTGTGAAAAAATTACCCCAAAAAATTTGGATCAAGTTTTGTCACGATATATGGAAAATGAAGGCTTGCTCATTGACCTTTCATGGAACATCGATGCCAATGAAATCATTAAGTGGTGTCATGATCACAATGTATTGTACGTTAACACGTCTGTTGAAGTATGGGACCCTGCTGAAAAATTTTTGACTCAAAGCCTATTGGAAAAATCGCTTTACATAAGGCAAATGAAATTGCTTGAACTTTCCCGTGATTGGAAAGATGCGCCGACTGCTGTTGTTGACCATGGCGCAAATCCTGGCCTGATAACTCACTTTGTAAAGCAAGGCTTGCTGGATATTGCCGCCCGCACCTGTGCTGATAAGAAAGTATCTCCCGAAGATGAACAGGAAATTGCCCTCCTTGCAAAAAACAAGGACTTTGCCCACCTCGCTAAGAAATTGGGAGTCAAAGTGATCCACTGTAGCGAGCGAGATACTCAAGTCGCAAACAGGGCAAAGGAAGTTAATGAATTTGTAGGAACATGGAGCATTGAAGGATTAAGGGAAGAAGGGACTGCTCCTATTGAAATAGCCTGGGGAACGCATGAGAGCAAATTGCCGCCCATGGCGCATATACCTCCTTACGGACCTAAAAATGTGGTTCTCTTGCCCCAGATGGGCATTAATACATGGGTCAGATCATGGATACCGGATGAAGAAATTGTAGGTATGGCGATCCGTCATGGCGAATCATATGGCCTTTCAAAACTGTTAACTGTTTGGGAAGACGATAAGCCAGTCTATCGGCCTACCGTGCATTATGCTTACATGCCCTGCCATGATACGCTTTCTTCTCTCTGCGAACTGCGAGGCCGGAATTATAAGCTTCAACCGAGACTTCGGATCATGACAAATGAAATCACATCTGGTGAGGATATAATGGGAGCACTCTTAATGGGCCATTCTTATAATTCCTGGTGGACTGGAAGTGCATTGAGCATTGAAGAGACCAGATCCCTTGCTCCCGGCCAGAACGCTACGACTCTTCAGGTAGCAGCAGGCATTGTTGCTGCTATACTCTGGATGCTTGAAAATCCGCGAGAAGGCATTAAAACACCTGAAGACTTGCCTCATGATTTTGTCCTGAATATTGCCAAACCATATCTTGGTAAATTTATTTCCACATCATCGGACTGGACGCCGCTTAAAAATCGCAAAATATTTTTCAAAGAAAGCCCGGCAGTAAAACACAATCCTGATCCATGGCAATTCGAAAATTTTCAATTCGTAAGTTAA
- a CDS encoding FAD-binding oxidoreductase has protein sequence MEYGKKITVKEISFWLETSPGTNFPKLDKRLKVDVAILGGGIAGITSAALLIEAGYKVAVIEADRIIKGVTVKTTAKISVAPNMIYKNLVSKLGKSKAQDFANANIKAVEKIADIVRKWNIDCEFQRLPLYIYTESGERIDEIKGEFEAAKQLGLPVSYTEEVPLPFETGPAIKYENQAQFHPRKYLLALSKHITGKGSYIFENTSVITVKDGEIKEVVTDQGSIIADQVIIATHTPVYDPDQLYRHLHSARSYVLALYAKGNFPEGMFIDFNPVHTYRTTLTDKGKLIIVAGEHSPVDVADKNIYYGRLENYARQHLNVKSIEYRWSSKDCTTDDGLPLIGMTSQKGIYVAAGFGFWGMSNGTTAAMVITDLINGQENKFVDLFNPLRFKTIV, from the coding sequence ATGGAATATGGGAAAAAGATCACTGTAAAAGAAATTTCTTTCTGGTTAGAAACGTCTCCTGGTACAAATTTTCCTAAACTTGACAAAAGGTTGAAAGTTGACGTGGCGATTCTGGGAGGCGGCATTGCAGGTATAACTTCTGCAGCATTGTTGATAGAAGCCGGGTACAAAGTAGCGGTAATAGAAGCAGACCGGATCATAAAAGGAGTAACAGTTAAAACCACGGCTAAGATAAGTGTGGCACCTAATATGATCTACAAGAATCTTGTATCAAAATTAGGTAAGTCAAAAGCTCAGGATTTTGCTAATGCCAATATTAAGGCAGTTGAAAAGATAGCTGATATTGTAAGAAAGTGGAACATTGACTGTGAATTTCAACGCCTTCCTCTTTACATCTACACAGAGTCTGGTGAAAGAATTGATGAGATTAAAGGCGAATTTGAAGCTGCAAAACAGTTAGGACTTCCAGTTTCTTACACCGAAGAAGTGCCTTTACCCTTTGAAACTGGTCCCGCTATCAAATATGAGAATCAGGCCCAATTTCATCCGCGTAAGTATCTTCTGGCTCTTTCAAAACATATAACTGGAAAAGGAAGTTATATCTTTGAGAATACCTCTGTCATCACCGTCAAAGATGGCGAAATCAAAGAAGTAGTAACAGATCAGGGCTCAATAATAGCCGATCAAGTAATAATTGCAACACATACACCAGTATATGATCCCGACCAACTCTACAGGCATTTGCATTCAGCAAGATCCTATGTGTTAGCATTATATGCTAAAGGCAATTTCCCTGAAGGGATGTTTATAGACTTCAATCCTGTTCACACCTATAGGACTACCCTTACAGACAAAGGTAAACTGATCATTGTTGCTGGAGAACACAGTCCGGTAGATGTAGCTGACAAAAATATTTACTATGGTCGGCTTGAAAACTATGCACGCCAACACCTTAATGTTAAGTCTATTGAATACCGCTGGTCCAGTAAAGACTGCACTACTGACGATGGTCTACCTCTTATAGGCATGACATCTCAAAAAGGCATTTATGTAGCAGCTGGATTTGGATTTTGGGGAATGTCAAACGGCACCACTGCTGCCATGGTAATTACTGATCTCATTAATGGTCAAGAAAACAAATTCGTTGATCTATTCAATCCCTTAAGGTTTAAGACTATTGTTTGA
- a CDS encoding sulfite exporter TauE/SafE family protein: MSLHCLGVAGGELIIPTIILLYGIDIKLAGSLSLCISLPTVLIGIMKYRQRGELKIVKNNLSFVLCMAIGSVLGAFIGSRILIGIGAGTLQIILGVILLISAIKIFKNKRDIINSATNSQ; encoded by the coding sequence ATTTCGCTACACTGCCTTGGAGTTGCTGGCGGTGAGTTGATAATACCAACAATAATTTTGCTATATGGTATTGATATTAAGTTAGCAGGTAGCTTGAGTTTATGCATTAGCCTTCCTACAGTATTAATTGGAATTATGAAATATAGACAAAGAGGAGAATTAAAAATTGTAAAAAACAATTTAAGCTTTGTGCTTTGTATGGCAATTGGTTCTGTGCTTGGAGCATTCATAGGTAGTAGGATACTTATTGGAATTGGAGCAGGTACATTACAGATAATTTTAGGGGTAATTTTGTTGATTTCTGCAATTAAAATATTTAAAAATAAAAGAGATATTATTAATTCAGCAACTAATTCCCAATGA
- a CDS encoding transposase produces the protein MSLREIDDVLWNSIEPYLPPQKPHTGRPRANMRKLMNGIFYVVMTGCTWKDVPRKYGSKSTVHRFHLYLCEHGIYQKIFNELLNKGYDLKKIDLSHCFTDTKDIPAKKGGISATMVTKK, from the coding sequence ATGTCACTCCGTGAAATCGATGACGTTCTATGGAACTCCATAGAACCTTATCTTCCTCCGCAGAAACCGCATACAGGAAGGCCGCGTGCAAATATGAGGAAGTTAATGAACGGTATTTTTTACGTTGTTATGACAGGTTGTACGTGGAAAGACGTTCCCAGGAAATATGGATCAAAGTCAACAGTTCATAGATTTCATCTATATCTGTGTGAACATGGTATTTATCAGAAGATTTTTAATGAGCTTTTAAACAAAGGTTACGATTTGAAGAAAATAGATCTTTCTCATTGTTTTACTGATACAAAGGATATTCCGGCTAAAAAAGGGGGAATATCGGCTACGATGGTCACAAAAAAATAA